In the Natronobacterium texcoconense genome, one interval contains:
- a CDS encoding alpha/beta hydrolase, whose translation MSEPHARTDGNGDEENSSRVSRRHLLGSVAGASVGVAGLGAATDSASAAGFTGCDDWLDAPAEYPEIDLTSSNPTASNVDALEDEDEFAVYVHGWLGLETSTDQAYTLEQALEDEAYDAPVVAASWEADTLNYWRAEGRTETAGRRLASWLSTVADTEDATIRLVGHSLGGRVCLETLLALEDTAVESVALLGTAADDDSVCTDGRYAYGIATSGADVYNYHSGDDDSVCYGYDVQSLSSGLGCGGADCTGSLFTDDQGTTPEEYTDVDVTDTVDDHCDYAKPDVGCVPRVVDDFE comes from the coding sequence GTGAGCGAACCGCACGCCCGAACGGACGGCAACGGCGACGAGGAGAACTCGAGTCGAGTCAGTAGACGCCACCTGCTCGGATCGGTGGCGGGTGCGAGCGTCGGCGTCGCGGGTCTCGGTGCTGCGACCGACTCGGCTTCGGCGGCGGGCTTCACCGGCTGTGACGACTGGCTGGACGCGCCCGCGGAGTATCCCGAGATCGATCTTACGAGTTCGAATCCGACCGCGTCGAACGTCGACGCCCTCGAGGACGAGGACGAATTCGCCGTCTACGTCCACGGCTGGCTCGGGCTCGAGACGAGCACGGACCAGGCGTACACGCTCGAGCAGGCGCTCGAGGACGAGGCGTACGACGCGCCGGTCGTCGCGGCGTCCTGGGAGGCGGACACGCTCAACTACTGGCGAGCGGAAGGGCGAACGGAGACGGCAGGTCGGCGACTCGCCTCCTGGCTCTCGACGGTGGCGGATACCGAGGACGCGACGATTCGCCTCGTCGGTCACTCGCTCGGTGGACGAGTCTGTCTCGAGACGCTGCTGGCACTGGAAGACACCGCCGTCGAGAGCGTCGCCCTCCTCGGCACCGCCGCGGACGACGATTCGGTCTGTACGGACGGCCGATACGCCTACGGCATCGCGACCAGCGGGGCCGACGTCTACAACTACCATTCGGGAGACGACGACAGCGTCTGTTACGGCTACGACGTCCAGTCGCTCTCGAGCGGCCTCGGCTGTGGCGGAGCCGACTGTACCGGGAGCCTGTTCACCGACGATCAGGGGACGACGCCGGAGGAGTACACGGACGTCGACGTGACCGATACGGTCGACGATCACTGCGATTACGCGAAACCAGACGTCGGCTGTGTGCCACGGGTCGTCGACGACTTCGAGTGA
- a CDS encoding TIGR00296 family protein — translation MSQQRQGVDLSYEDGARAVELAREAVESYVEHGQREQPGSMRETFYERTGAFVRLESTRGRGSLRGCAGGYRSDDQLGHVIVDAAIEAASEDSCGSEVTPSELPNLTVSICAVNNVVLTDDPVADLKLGKHGVAIDGSGEGGWLYPTVPVENGWSEREYLDRTCRKAKLAPGAWQDDDVVVTLFEGQVFRERAADGSIEEV, via the coding sequence ATGTCCCAGCAGCGACAGGGCGTCGACCTATCCTACGAAGACGGGGCGCGCGCCGTGGAACTCGCGCGTGAAGCCGTCGAATCCTACGTGGAACACGGGCAACGAGAACAACCGGGAAGCATGCGAGAGACCTTCTACGAGCGAACGGGTGCGTTCGTCCGCCTCGAGTCGACGCGCGGCCGGGGCAGCTTGCGGGGCTGTGCCGGCGGCTACCGATCCGACGACCAGCTCGGTCACGTGATCGTCGACGCGGCGATCGAGGCCGCGAGCGAGGACTCCTGTGGCTCGGAGGTCACTCCCTCTGAACTCCCGAATCTCACTGTCTCTATCTGTGCGGTCAACAACGTCGTCCTCACGGACGACCCGGTGGCCGACCTCAAGCTCGGCAAACACGGCGTCGCCATCGACGGTAGCGGCGAGGGTGGCTGGCTCTACCCCACGGTTCCGGTCGAGAACGGCTGGAGCGAGCGCGAATACCTCGATCGCACCTGCCGTAAGGCCAAGCTCGCACCGGGGGCCTGGCAGGACGACGACGTCGTCGTCACCCTCTTCGAGGGCCAGGTCTTCCGTGAGCGGGCAGCCGACGGCAGCATCGAAGAAGTCTAA
- a CDS encoding nicotinate phosphoribosyltransferase encodes MTNPFGTVPAEAILEGDATDAYFERTRTTLESAGKNPHVVAEVTADQFPTGEFEVFTGIEDVATLLEGRNVDVDALPDGQLFDGGPVMRIEGPYLEFAELETSLLGFCSQPSGFATAALEARVAGPDSLVLSFGARHVHPSIAATVERASLLAGLDGFSHVAAGEILGREAGGTMPHALMFCFGEGNQDEAWEAFDEAVPEDVPRIALTDTFWDEVSESLLAAETLGDRLDGVRIDTTSSRRGDFRHIIREVRWELDAHGYEDVDVFCSGGIGPDAIRNLRDVADGFGVGSHITSAPSVDFSLDIVEVEGEPISKRGKLSGVKQVYRTPDGGHHVALADRESPEDGDPLLEPLIRDGELVREFDLEEASERCLTDAERVGFGSTD; translated from the coding sequence ATGACGAATCCGTTCGGAACCGTCCCTGCCGAGGCGATTCTCGAAGGGGACGCAACCGACGCCTACTTCGAACGCACCCGCACGACACTCGAGAGCGCGGGAAAGAACCCTCACGTCGTCGCCGAGGTCACGGCCGACCAGTTCCCGACCGGCGAGTTCGAGGTCTTCACCGGGATCGAAGACGTCGCGACCCTGCTCGAGGGGCGGAACGTAGACGTCGACGCGCTGCCGGACGGCCAGCTGTTCGACGGCGGCCCCGTGATGCGAATCGAGGGGCCGTACCTCGAGTTCGCCGAACTCGAGACCTCGCTGCTGGGCTTTTGCTCCCAGCCCAGCGGCTTCGCGACGGCCGCACTCGAGGCGCGGGTCGCGGGACCTGACTCGCTCGTGCTCTCCTTCGGCGCGCGGCACGTCCACCCCTCGATCGCGGCGACGGTCGAACGCGCCTCGTTGCTCGCGGGACTGGACGGCTTCTCTCACGTCGCTGCAGGGGAGATTCTCGGGCGCGAGGCCGGCGGCACGATGCCCCACGCGCTCATGTTCTGTTTCGGCGAGGGCAACCAGGACGAGGCCTGGGAAGCGTTCGACGAGGCCGTCCCCGAGGACGTGCCACGGATCGCGCTGACCGACACCTTCTGGGACGAGGTCAGCGAGAGCCTGCTGGCCGCCGAGACGCTCGGCGACCGACTGGACGGCGTCCGAATCGACACGACGAGTTCCCGACGGGGCGACTTCCGACACATTATTCGCGAGGTCCGGTGGGAACTCGACGCCCACGGCTACGAGGACGTCGACGTCTTCTGTAGCGGCGGCATCGGCCCCGACGCCATCCGGAACCTCCGGGACGTCGCGGACGGGTTCGGCGTCGGCAGCCACATCACGAGCGCGCCGAGCGTCGATTTCAGTCTCGACATCGTCGAGGTAGAGGGCGAACCGATCTCCAAGCGCGGCAAGCTTTCGGGCGTCAAGCAGGTCTACCGCACCCCCGACGGCGGCCACCACGTCGCGCTCGCCGACCGCGAGAGTCCCGAAGACGGCGACCCGCTGCTCGAGCCACTGATCCGCGACGGCGAACTCGTCCGGGAGTTCGACCTCGAGGAAGCGAGCGAGCGGTGTCTGACAGACGCCGAACGAGTTGGTTTCGGTTCAACGGATTGA
- a CDS encoding Hvo_1808 family surface protein, with protein sequence MTRRRLALCSLVVLVGLVALAGCTLPESPDEFDTDREVGYVGDYAHDDEFAFDGDEPLTEAQLEDVKYRSMARIEVVRGLKFHHDVDLEVITRSELRDQRSASEATAAENELWRGTFVVDGETDVATARDDLYGTAVQGYYVNDRIVVVTDDTEEIRIDRGTLVHELTHALQDQQFGLARYSATLDERRAEDGLIEGEANYVPELYDDRCETDWQCIPERASTGSEPAPVDRPFNVGLFLSIYAPYSEGPAFVGHLHEREGWDAVDDAYDDRPASTSQIIHPERYPDDGPVEVDLEDRSSDDWEPVTRDGEPHAETVGEATLFATLWANGVVDRPLTEGGTERSPYNYSYPATDGWAGDAFQVYEDGDRTGHVWRLVWQSDEDADTFADAYRTLLENNEGESVENESVYRIPDDEPFAGAYRIEVAGDTVEIVGAPTVDDLEAIGGEQTVTDGTATTIDPPQPATPAATDSATARAAADG encoded by the coding sequence ATGACTCGGCGACGACTCGCGCTGTGTTCGCTCGTCGTCCTCGTCGGACTCGTCGCGCTGGCTGGCTGTACGCTCCCCGAATCGCCGGACGAGTTCGATACCGACCGCGAGGTCGGCTACGTCGGCGACTACGCCCACGACGACGAGTTCGCGTTCGACGGCGACGAACCGCTCACCGAGGCCCAACTCGAGGACGTCAAGTACCGGTCGATGGCTCGCATCGAGGTCGTTCGCGGGCTGAAGTTCCACCACGACGTCGACCTCGAGGTGATCACCAGATCGGAGTTGCGCGACCAGCGCAGCGCGAGCGAGGCGACGGCGGCCGAGAACGAACTGTGGCGCGGGACGTTCGTCGTCGACGGCGAGACCGACGTCGCGACGGCTCGAGACGACCTCTACGGGACGGCCGTTCAGGGTTACTACGTGAACGATCGGATCGTCGTCGTGACCGACGACACAGAGGAGATCAGGATCGACCGCGGGACGCTGGTCCACGAACTGACACACGCACTGCAGGACCAGCAGTTCGGACTCGCCCGTTACAGCGCGACGCTCGACGAACGGCGGGCCGAGGACGGCCTGATCGAGGGAGAGGCAAACTACGTACCGGAACTGTACGACGACCGCTGCGAGACGGACTGGCAGTGCATTCCAGAACGCGCCTCCACTGGTTCGGAACCCGCGCCCGTCGATCGGCCGTTCAACGTCGGCCTGTTCCTCTCGATCTACGCCCCCTACTCCGAAGGGCCCGCGTTCGTCGGCCACCTCCACGAGCGCGAGGGCTGGGACGCCGTCGACGACGCCTACGACGACCGGCCCGCGAGCACGAGCCAGATCATCCACCCCGAACGCTATCCCGACGACGGACCCGTCGAGGTCGATCTCGAGGATCGCTCGAGTGACGACTGGGAACCGGTTACCCGCGACGGCGAACCACACGCGGAGACCGTCGGCGAGGCGACCCTGTTTGCGACGCTGTGGGCGAACGGCGTCGTCGATCGACCGCTCACGGAGGGCGGAACGGAGCGCTCGCCGTACAACTACTCCTACCCGGCGACCGACGGCTGGGCCGGCGACGCGTTCCAGGTCTACGAAGACGGCGACCGAACCGGCCACGTCTGGCGACTCGTCTGGCAGAGCGACGAGGACGCCGACACCTTCGCCGACGCCTATCGAACCCTGCTCGAGAACAACGAGGGCGAATCCGTCGAAAACGAGAGCGTCTACCGGATTCCAGACGACGAACCGTTCGCGGGTGCCTACCGAATCGAGGTGGCGGGCGACACCGTCGAAATCGTCGGCGCGCCAACCGTCGACGACCTCGAGGCGATCGGGGGCGAGCAGACGGTAACGGACGGGACCGCAACGACCATCGATCCGCCACAGCCCGCGACCCCGGCGGCTACCGATTCCGCGACGGCGCGAGCGGCCGCAGACGGGTAG
- a CDS encoding Hvo_1808 family surface protein, whose product MTSSRTRLVVALLAVAVIALLAVVAAGVVPFTPVESALEDGVDDGPSTTDTVGYVEGYWYDDDLPVDDRDDAALEDDELEAVVYRSMARVETIRGLTFEEEVPVDVIDREEFQEQDDVFVDLTEEEELHASVTYEALFMVDRETDAVGEVESLYGGTVDGYYDPGEDQIVIVSDTPETPELDEVVLGHELLHALQDQHFDLTSYDRETTDQDNAKNGLIEGDAVWVDREYEQRCEDEWDCVLPDDSQPPTSEPNWGLYFSVFQPYSDGPEYVDYLHEQDGWDAVDEAYDDPPASSSEVIRPGEEREPADVAVPDRSSDEWSQFEVEGGVANETIGEAGMVAMFAAGAFDPAQPSVIDREEFLTDGAGYDYDQPYTDGWAGDELVTYVGDDVDANATDDNLEETAYVWRTEWTSSEDAAEFVEGYLELLRLYDEEAIDDRQDTYVIESGYPGAYYIEQSDDGETVTVVRAPSVDDLENVEDGAAPEGEDELEVGSVDIDGDDDETDAIPGIGGSSAGSIALAVAVVSGTGIWLLVRRQRDASDVTNTTGDE is encoded by the coding sequence ATGACGTCGTCCCGAACGCGGTTGGTCGTCGCTCTTCTCGCGGTCGCCGTAATTGCCCTTCTCGCAGTCGTTGCCGCCGGTGTGGTGCCGTTTACGCCTGTGGAATCCGCGCTCGAGGACGGCGTCGACGACGGTCCATCGACGACCGACACCGTCGGCTACGTCGAGGGGTACTGGTACGACGACGACCTCCCCGTCGACGACCGCGACGATGCCGCACTCGAGGACGACGAACTCGAGGCCGTCGTCTACCGGTCGATGGCCCGCGTCGAGACGATCCGTGGGCTGACCTTCGAAGAGGAGGTGCCGGTCGACGTGATCGACCGCGAGGAGTTCCAGGAGCAAGACGACGTCTTCGTCGACCTCACCGAAGAGGAGGAACTGCACGCGAGCGTTACCTACGAGGCGCTTTTCATGGTCGACCGGGAGACGGACGCGGTCGGTGAAGTCGAGTCGCTCTACGGCGGCACCGTCGACGGCTACTACGATCCCGGCGAGGACCAGATCGTCATCGTCTCGGATACGCCGGAGACGCCCGAACTGGACGAGGTCGTGCTCGGCCACGAGTTACTCCACGCCCTGCAGGACCAGCACTTCGACCTGACGAGCTACGACCGCGAGACGACCGACCAGGACAACGCCAAGAACGGCCTCATCGAGGGTGACGCCGTCTGGGTCGACCGAGAGTACGAACAACGCTGCGAGGACGAGTGGGACTGCGTGCTCCCCGACGATAGCCAGCCACCGACGAGCGAGCCGAACTGGGGACTGTACTTCTCGGTCTTCCAGCCCTACAGCGACGGTCCCGAGTACGTCGACTACCTACACGAGCAAGACGGCTGGGACGCCGTCGACGAGGCATACGACGACCCGCCGGCCAGTTCCTCGGAAGTGATCCGCCCCGGCGAGGAGCGCGAACCCGCCGACGTCGCGGTGCCGGACCGCTCGAGCGACGAGTGGTCGCAGTTCGAGGTCGAAGGCGGGGTCGCGAACGAGACTATCGGCGAGGCCGGAATGGTGGCGATGTTCGCCGCCGGCGCGTTCGATCCGGCCCAGCCGTCCGTGATCGACCGCGAGGAGTTCCTCACCGACGGCGCGGGCTACGACTACGATCAGCCCTACACCGACGGCTGGGCCGGCGACGAACTCGTCACCTACGTAGGCGACGACGTCGACGCGAACGCAACCGACGACAACCTCGAGGAGACCGCCTACGTCTGGCGGACCGAGTGGACCTCGAGCGAGGACGCCGCCGAGTTCGTCGAGGGCTACCTCGAGTTGCTGCGTCTCTACGACGAGGAGGCGATCGACGACCGGCAGGACACCTACGTGATCGAAAGTGGGTATCCTGGTGCCTACTACATCGAGCAAAGCGACGACGGCGAGACCGTAACGGTCGTCCGCGCGCCGTCGGTCGACGACCTCGAGAACGTCGAGGACGGTGCAGCGCCCGAAGGCGAGGACGAACTCGAGGTCGGGTCGGTCGATATCGACGGCGACGACGACGAAACCGACGCGATACCGGGCATTGGCGGCTCCAGTGCCGGTTCGATAGCACTCGCCGTGGCGGTAGTGTCGGGGACGGGAATCTGGTTGCTCGTTCGTCGCCAGCGGGACGCGAGTGACGTCACGAACACGACCGGTGACGAATGA
- a CDS encoding cysteine hydrolase family protein: MSIELEPERTALVVVDMQNGFCHPDGSLYAPGSEEAIEPIADLIEWVDDAGASVVYTRDVHPPEQFEDAYYYDEFDQWGEHVLEGSWEAEVVEELPVDEADHVVEKHTYDAFQRTELEGWLNARGIKDLLFCGTLANVCVLHSAGSAGLRDFRPILVEDCIGYIEEDHHEYALEHADWLFGEVEHSDDLEFA; encoded by the coding sequence ATGTCCATCGAACTCGAGCCAGAGCGGACGGCGCTGGTCGTCGTCGACATGCAAAACGGCTTCTGTCACCCCGACGGCTCGCTGTACGCGCCGGGCAGCGAGGAGGCCATCGAACCGATCGCAGACCTGATCGAGTGGGTCGACGACGCCGGCGCGTCGGTCGTCTACACGCGGGACGTCCACCCACCCGAACAGTTCGAGGATGCCTACTACTACGACGAGTTCGACCAGTGGGGCGAACACGTCCTCGAGGGTTCCTGGGAGGCCGAAGTCGTCGAGGAACTGCCGGTCGACGAGGCCGATCACGTCGTCGAGAAACACACCTACGACGCCTTCCAGCGGACGGAACTCGAGGGCTGGCTGAACGCCCGCGGGATCAAGGATCTCCTGTTCTGTGGGACGCTCGCGAACGTCTGTGTTCTCCACAGTGCCGGTAGTGCCGGCCTGCGTGACTTCCGTCCGATCCTCGTCGAGGACTGTATCGGTTACATCGAGGAAGACCACCACGAGTACGCCTTAGAGCACGCCGACTGGCTGTTCGGCGAGGTCGAACACAGTGACGACCTCGAGTTCGCGTAG
- a CDS encoding dimethylarginine dimethylaminohydrolase family protein encodes MGGRVDTDRAREQWRTLKDAYERYATSVAVLDPAETWTALEDGEYSDEDADAVSPAHLPDMVFCANHGLATPDGTGVVPATMATDERAGEPTHFAAWCDDRGYEVLDAPDYRFEGTGDAIWHPEKRLLWGGYGVRTDQRVYDELADRLDATVLTLELTDDHYYHLDVCFAPLDASTVLIQPDAFTADGLATIRTVFDRVLEAPLEESRNGLACNCHCVDGETVLLGAGNPRTERVLSEAGFDPVPIPTDEFQKAGGSVCCLKLELGALT; translated from the coding sequence ATGGGTGGCCGCGTCGACACCGATCGCGCACGGGAACAGTGGCGAACGCTCAAGGACGCCTACGAGCGCTACGCGACCTCGGTCGCCGTCCTCGATCCCGCGGAGACGTGGACGGCGCTCGAGGACGGCGAGTACAGCGACGAGGACGCTGACGCCGTTTCACCCGCCCACTTGCCGGATATGGTCTTTTGTGCGAATCACGGGCTGGCGACCCCCGACGGAACAGGGGTCGTGCCGGCGACGATGGCCACCGACGAACGCGCGGGTGAACCGACTCACTTCGCGGCGTGGTGTGACGACCGCGGATACGAGGTGCTCGACGCGCCCGATTATCGGTTCGAAGGCACCGGCGACGCCATCTGGCACCCCGAAAAACGATTGCTCTGGGGCGGGTATGGCGTCCGGACGGACCAGCGAGTGTACGACGAACTCGCCGACAGGCTCGACGCGACCGTCCTCACGCTCGAACTCACGGACGACCACTACTACCATCTCGACGTCTGTTTCGCCCCGCTCGATGCGTCGACGGTCCTGATCCAGCCCGACGCGTTCACCGCCGACGGACTCGCGACGATTCGGACGGTCTTCGACCGCGTCCTCGAGGCCCCTCTCGAGGAGTCCCGGAATGGACTGGCCTGTAACTGCCACTGCGTCGACGGCGAGACCGTCCTCCTCGGCGCGGGCAATCCCCGGACTGAGCGCGTCCTCTCCGAAGCAGGGTTCGATCCCGTTCCGATTCCGACCGACGAGTTCCAGAAAGCCGGCGGCTCCGTCTGCTGTCTGAAACTCGAACTCGGCGCTCTCACCTGA
- a CDS encoding nitrous oxide reductase accessory protein NosL, which yields MTERTHTHDRQAPHGSSSRCCNHRTERSGGLSRRRVLSGAIAVAGTGLAGCLEDDAADEPPAEPVALTDGQSCDVCGMVIEDHYGPAGQLFYADGNPDERDGPAWFDSVAELVVYHEERVGLGWELREGFVTDYSSVDYDLEERDGTTYISSHVAADDFADATELHYVVDSDVEGAMGEDLLPFSTADDAAAFADEHGGTVREWTALLE from the coding sequence ATGACCGAACGCACTCACACCCACGACAGGCAAGCTCCGCACGGCTCGAGCAGCCGATGCTGTAACCACCGGACTGAACGTTCCGGTGGTCTCTCGCGTCGTCGCGTCCTTTCCGGGGCTATCGCCGTCGCCGGAACCGGTCTCGCCGGCTGTCTCGAGGACGACGCTGCCGACGAGCCACCCGCGGAGCCGGTTGCCCTGACCGACGGACAGTCCTGTGACGTCTGCGGGATGGTGATCGAGGACCACTACGGACCCGCGGGACAGCTATTCTACGCCGACGGAAACCCCGACGAGCGCGACGGCCCGGCATGGTTCGACAGTGTCGCCGAACTCGTCGTCTACCACGAGGAACGAGTCGGACTCGGCTGGGAACTCCGCGAGGGGTTCGTCACCGACTACTCGAGCGTCGACTACGACCTCGAGGAACGTGACGGCACGACGTACATCTCGAGTCACGTCGCAGCGGACGATTTCGCGGACGCGACGGAACTGCACTACGTCGTCGACAGCGACGTCGAAGGCGCGATGGGGGAGGATTTACTCCCGTTCTCCACGGCCGACGACGCGGCAGCGTTCGCCGACGAGCACGGGGGAACGGTCCGCGAATGGACAGCTCTCCTCGAGTGA
- a CDS encoding ABC transporter permease, which translates to MTDEHSPSVDPDVDPEATSDDSIPRPDGGYSTVSPTEDATETDLETETSVDGLGSGRWYRQLLVVAETEYRLAVRGRWAVALTAIFAAFALGLTTFSGSSVSPDGFERTVASLAVLAVYLVPLVALAFSYDAVVGREESGWLHTLFALPVDRALIVVGTAVGRAVVLSSAALIGFGAAGFFLLQEFGLAGFDAYAGFLLATIGLGLVFLALGVLVSTLVPEKTHALGVSLLAWAWFVLVHDLIGLGVIAAFDLSEAAVSAMLLANPTGIFRALVLGSLGAAGDAGFASVLAESGLSTPVLVAALVAWIVLPIALAALAIRRRRL; encoded by the coding sequence ATGACCGACGAACACAGTCCCTCAGTCGACCCCGATGTCGATCCGGAAGCCACGAGCGACGACTCCATTCCGCGGCCGGACGGCGGATACAGTACGGTCTCGCCGACGGAAGACGCGACCGAGACCGATCTCGAGACCGAGACGAGCGTCGACGGCCTGGGCTCGGGACGCTGGTACCGTCAGCTCCTGGTCGTCGCCGAGACCGAGTACCGACTCGCGGTTCGCGGCCGGTGGGCGGTCGCGCTGACCGCCATCTTCGCCGCGTTCGCGCTCGGGCTGACGACGTTCAGCGGCTCGAGCGTCAGCCCCGACGGGTTCGAGCGAACGGTCGCGAGCCTGGCCGTGCTCGCGGTGTATCTCGTCCCGCTGGTGGCGCTTGCGTTCTCCTACGACGCGGTCGTCGGCCGCGAGGAGAGCGGCTGGCTGCACACGCTGTTTGCCCTGCCGGTCGATCGCGCACTGATCGTCGTCGGGACGGCCGTCGGTCGAGCGGTCGTCCTCTCGAGTGCGGCGCTGATCGGCTTCGGGGCCGCTGGTTTCTTCCTGCTCCAGGAGTTCGGACTGGCTGGCTTCGACGCCTACGCCGGCTTCCTGCTGGCGACGATCGGTCTCGGACTGGTCTTTCTCGCGCTCGGCGTCCTCGTCTCGACGCTGGTTCCCGAGAAGACCCACGCGCTCGGCGTCTCGCTGCTCGCGTGGGCGTGGTTCGTCCTCGTCCACGACCTGATCGGACTCGGCGTGATCGCGGCGTTCGACCTCTCCGAGGCCGCCGTCTCCGCGATGTTGCTGGCGAACCCGACCGGCATCTTCCGCGCGCTGGTGCTGGGATCGCTCGGGGCCGCCGGTGACGCCGGCTTCGCGTCTGTCCTGGCCGAATCCGGCCTCTCGACGCCGGTCCTCGTCGCGGCGCTCGTCGCCTGGATCGTCCTGCCGATCGCACTCGCCGCACTCGCGATTCGACGACGACGACTATGA
- a CDS encoding ABC transporter ATP-binding protein — protein MEITITDVHKRYGDVVALDGPSFEIPSGSTFGVLGTNGAGKTTLFELLVGHDRPDSGTIEVGGIDVAEAGHQVRERVSFLPEHAGFPSSMTGREVLDVHARIRGLDARAERIADALETVGLHDAADRAVSGYSNGMGRRLGLAAALLGEPPVLVLDEPTAGLDPRGVATFHEIIERIDRETDATVVLSSHVLSEVERLCDEVAILEAGELRAVGPVNDLRTTAGDGVTVVLHAADDRSRLLDTVQGWGEVADAGDSIEVTCSRERAFELLSELESDMVDRFEVREPGLEAAFHDALADDAEQPAEVSAR, from the coding sequence ATGGAGATCACGATAACTGACGTACACAAACGGTACGGCGACGTCGTCGCCCTCGACGGGCCGAGCTTCGAGATCCCGTCGGGATCGACGTTCGGCGTCCTCGGAACGAACGGAGCCGGCAAGACGACGCTGTTCGAACTGCTGGTCGGCCACGACCGACCCGACAGCGGAACGATCGAGGTCGGCGGCATCGACGTCGCCGAGGCCGGCCACCAGGTCCGAGAACGCGTCTCGTTCCTGCCCGAACACGCCGGCTTCCCGTCCTCGATGACCGGCCGCGAAGTCCTCGACGTCCACGCCCGCATCCGCGGACTCGACGCGAGAGCCGAGCGAATCGCGGACGCCCTCGAGACGGTCGGCCTGCACGACGCCGCTGACCGCGCCGTCTCGGGCTACTCGAACGGGATGGGACGACGGCTCGGCCTCGCAGCCGCCTTGCTGGGCGAACCGCCGGTACTCGTCCTCGACGAGCCGACCGCCGGACTCGACCCGCGCGGCGTCGCCACCTTCCACGAGATCATCGAACGCATCGACCGCGAGACCGACGCGACCGTCGTCCTCTCGTCGCACGTCCTCTCGGAGGTCGAGCGGCTCTGCGACGAGGTCGCCATCCTCGAGGCTGGCGAACTTCGCGCCGTCGGGCCCGTCAACGACCTTCGTACGACGGCCGGAGACGGCGTCACCGTCGTCCTCCACGCGGCCGACGACCGGAGCCGGCTCCTGGACACCGTCCAGGGATGGGGCGAGGTCGCCGACGCCGGCGACTCGATCGAAGTGACCTGCAGCCGCGAGCGTGCTTTCGAGCTCCTCTCGGAACTCGAGTCGGACATGGTCGATCGCTTCGAGGTCCGGGAACCCGGACTCGAGGCGGCGTTCCACGACGCGCTCGCGGACGACGCCGAACAGCCAGCGGAGGTGAGCGCACGATGA